One part of the Gaiellales bacterium genome encodes these proteins:
- a CDS encoding bifunctional shikimate kinase/3-dehydroquinate synthase, whose protein sequence is MIPGPYRNVALIGFMGAGKSTLAGGLAERLGWRAADSDDEIEREAGKPVARIFAEDGEAAFRGLEERVAARLLDEVDTVVALGGGAVTSPVTRERLRDGTFTVLLDVTVQTAWRRIEAAAGDRPLALEARGFAELYERRRPLYHATADALVDAEQLEGGEPLLVPLSRPAAVADLPRLVGARRPALVADRDVLRLVGAPVEPFVTVRLPAGEAAKTVAVARQAWTRLADLGLERGDVVVGLGGGAATDTAGFVAATYQRGVPWIAVPTSLVGMVDAAIGGKTGIDLPAAKNYVGAFHPAEWVVADPALLETLPVREWACGFAEVIKTALLAGGRLWDIVCAWEPGRGTPEQRLELIRRCAAYKAHVVACDPQEHGMRAVLNLGHTIGHALEAATGFAALKHGEAVAIGLLPALWLSSRLAGLDPNVEQLVRELLVAHELPAGHPGADPAAVRDALRRDKKARGGRVPFVLLEAVGRPVWGVDVDDELIDEAIARALRP, encoded by the coding sequence ATGATCCCCGGCCCGTACCGGAACGTCGCGCTGATCGGGTTCATGGGAGCCGGCAAGTCGACCCTGGCCGGCGGGCTCGCCGAACGCCTCGGGTGGCGGGCAGCCGACAGCGACGACGAGATCGAGCGCGAGGCGGGCAAGCCGGTCGCGCGCATCTTCGCCGAGGACGGCGAGGCGGCCTTCCGCGGGCTGGAGGAGCGGGTCGCCGCCCGGCTGCTGGACGAGGTCGACACCGTCGTCGCGCTCGGCGGCGGCGCGGTCACCTCGCCCGTCACCCGGGAGCGCCTCCGCGACGGCACGTTCACCGTGCTGCTCGACGTGACGGTGCAGACGGCGTGGAGGCGGATCGAGGCCGCGGCCGGCGACCGGCCGCTCGCACTGGAGGCGCGCGGGTTCGCCGAGCTCTACGAGCGGCGCCGGCCGCTCTACCATGCGACCGCGGACGCGCTCGTGGACGCGGAGCAGCTGGAGGGCGGCGAGCCGCTGCTCGTCCCGCTCAGCCGGCCGGCGGCGGTCGCGGACCTCCCCCGGCTGGTCGGCGCGCGCCGCCCCGCGCTCGTCGCCGATCGCGACGTGCTCCGCCTGGTGGGGGCGCCGGTGGAGCCCTTCGTGACCGTCCGCCTGCCCGCCGGCGAGGCGGCGAAGACGGTCGCGGTCGCACGGCAGGCGTGGACGCGGCTGGCCGATCTCGGGCTCGAGCGCGGCGACGTGGTGGTCGGGCTCGGTGGCGGCGCCGCCACAGACACCGCGGGCTTCGTGGCGGCCACCTACCAGCGCGGCGTGCCGTGGATCGCGGTGCCCACGTCCCTGGTCGGCATGGTCGACGCCGCCATCGGGGGCAAGACGGGGATCGACCTGCCCGCCGCCAAGAACTACGTCGGCGCCTTCCACCCGGCCGAGTGGGTCGTCGCCGACCCGGCGCTGCTCGAGACGCTGCCGGTGCGCGAATGGGCATGCGGCTTCGCCGAGGTGATCAAGACGGCACTGCTGGCAGGTGGGCGCCTGTGGGACATCGTCTGCGCCTGGGAGCCCGGCCGGGGCACGCCCGAGCAGCGCCTGGAGCTGATCCGCCGGTGCGCCGCCTACAAGGCACACGTGGTCGCCTGCGACCCGCAGGAGCACGGCATGCGCGCCGTCCTCAACCTCGGTCACACGATCGGCCACGCGCTCGAGGCGGCCACGGGCTTTGCCGCGCTGAAGCACGGGGAGGCCGTTGCCATCGGCCTGCTTCCCGCGCTCTGGCTCTCGAGCCGGCTGGCCGGCCTCGATCCCAACGTCGAGCAGCTCGTGCGCGAGCTGCTGGTCGCGCACGAGCTGCCGGCCGGCCATCCCGGCGCGGACCCGGCCGCGGTGCGGGACGCGCTGCGCCGCGACAAGAAGGCGCGCGGCGGGCGCGTGCCCTTCGTGCTGCTCGAGGCCGTCGGCAGGCCGGTGTGGGGGGTGGACGTCGACGACGAGCTGATCGACGAGGCGATCGCCCGCGCGCTGCGCCCATAG
- a CDS encoding GNAT family N-acetyltransferase, whose product MRVRPAIAADVDAVARVTRAAYVIHVPAIGREPAPMAADHAGLVAAGDVHVAELDGGVVGVLVIRPAGRALMLESVAVDPPAQGRGVGRALIGWAERHAQAAGLEAVELYTNAAMTGNVALYPRLGYRMVGRRTEDGYDRVFFRKEL is encoded by the coding sequence GTGCGCGTCCGCCCTGCGATCGCGGCTGACGTGGATGCGGTCGCCCGCGTGACGCGGGCGGCCTACGTGATCCATGTGCCGGCAATCGGCCGCGAGCCCGCCCCGATGGCCGCCGACCACGCCGGGCTCGTGGCGGCCGGGGACGTGCACGTCGCCGAGCTGGACGGAGGCGTCGTCGGTGTGCTCGTGATCCGCCCGGCCGGCCGCGCGCTCATGCTCGAGAGCGTCGCGGTCGATCCGCCCGCCCAGGGTCGGGGAGTCGGCCGGGCGCTGATCGGCTGGGCCGAGCGCCACGCCCAGGCGGCCGGCCTCGAGGCGGTCGAGCTCTACACGAACGCGGCCATGACCGGAAACGTTGCGCTCTACCCGAGGCTCGGCTACCGGATGGTCGGCCGCCGCACCGAGGATGGCTATGACCGGGTGTTCTTTCGGAAGGAGCTGTAG
- a CDS encoding FAD-dependent oxidoreductase: MADVIVVGGGIVGACTAWQLAERGADVLLVERGRLAGGATCRSQGLLLDPDRPVMQPLFQESNRLYDDLAARSGIDLSLDREPVGTMFVATDDAQLEQLRSGVYGDGELLDRAGVLAAEPALSPTVGGGLRLPGGRRSDPAALTVAAAEMARRAGADVRLGVDVKRLGGGAVVTDAGVERAGTVVLAAGAWSRALARSAGHELPVRPVRGWLAVTAPTEPLVRHVLYEAGYTLPPGPQPGEPVSMADLAAGDLALTGARSATAVAIHQNADGTLMVGASRAAALRDGDESAHALRENAARACMLVPALAAIEVATTWTGLRPFSADGLPYIGRLGDGLLVCTGHGSEGILTGAGSARLVADLALGADPYTDPSPYAPGRI; encoded by the coding sequence GTGGCAGACGTGATCGTCGTCGGGGGTGGCATCGTAGGCGCGTGCACCGCCTGGCAGCTTGCCGAGCGAGGCGCGGACGTGCTGCTCGTCGAGCGCGGCCGTCTGGCCGGCGGGGCCACGTGCCGCAGCCAGGGCCTCCTGCTCGATCCCGATCGCCCGGTGATGCAGCCGCTCTTCCAGGAGTCGAACCGCCTGTACGACGATCTCGCGGCGCGCAGCGGCATCGACCTCTCGCTCGACCGCGAGCCGGTCGGCACGATGTTCGTGGCGACCGACGACGCTCAGCTCGAGCAGCTGCGGTCCGGCGTCTACGGCGACGGCGAGCTGCTGGATCGAGCGGGCGTCCTCGCGGCCGAGCCCGCGCTGTCGCCCACCGTCGGCGGCGGCCTCCGGCTCCCCGGCGGCCGTCGCAGCGACCCGGCCGCGCTGACTGTGGCCGCCGCCGAGATGGCCCGCCGCGCGGGCGCGGACGTCCGGCTCGGTGTGGACGTGAAGCGCCTCGGCGGCGGCGCGGTCGTGACGGACGCCGGCGTGGAGCGGGCGGGAACCGTCGTGCTCGCCGCCGGTGCGTGGTCACGGGCGCTTGCGCGCAGTGCCGGCCATGAGCTTCCCGTGCGGCCGGTGCGCGGCTGGCTCGCCGTCACCGCACCCACCGAGCCGCTCGTCCGTCATGTGCTGTACGAGGCCGGGTACACCCTGCCGCCCGGCCCTCAGCCCGGCGAGCCCGTCAGCATGGCCGACCTCGCCGCCGGCGACCTCGCGCTGACGGGCGCCCGTTCCGCCACGGCGGTCGCCATCCACCAGAACGCCGACGGCACGCTGATGGTGGGCGCGTCGCGCGCCGCGGCGCTGCGCGACGGTGACGAGAGCGCGCACGCCCTGCGCGAGAACGCGGCGCGCGCCTGCATGCTCGTCCCGGCGCTGGCAGCTATCGAGGTGGCGACGACGTGGACAGGGCTGCGGCCGTTCTCGGCCGACGGCCTGCCCTACATCGGGCGGCTGGGGGATGGGCTCCTGGTCTGCACGGGGCACGGGAGCGAGGGCATCCTCACGGGCGCCGGGTCGGCCCGGCTGGTTGCCGACCTCGCACTCGGCGCGGATCCGTACACCGATCCCTCACCGTATGCGCCCGGCCGCATCTGA
- a CDS encoding A24 family peptidase yields MEFALPVAGVGFALGWPIEWVIQRFPLGKGTRPSVRRRWIVAAVTAILFAGLTAKIGLHPRLVPALLLTALVVPASVIDLNLRIIPDRINFPGALLVFAAASFAQPDRLAEFALGGLGCLLFLGLAWVVYPKGMGLGDVKMALMIGLGTGRYAFVALLAGLCASNLVSMGFIARHGRKGLKSTFPFGPFLAVGAVVSLLWGAEISSALFGW; encoded by the coding sequence ATGGAGTTCGCACTTCCCGTCGCTGGCGTCGGCTTCGCCCTCGGCTGGCCGATCGAGTGGGTGATCCAGCGGTTTCCGCTTGGCAAGGGCACGCGTCCGTCGGTGCGGAGACGGTGGATCGTCGCCGCGGTCACGGCCATCCTGTTCGCCGGGCTGACCGCGAAGATCGGGCTGCACCCGCGGCTCGTGCCGGCGCTGCTCCTGACGGCGCTGGTCGTGCCGGCATCCGTCATCGACCTGAATCTCCGGATCATCCCCGACCGCATCAACTTCCCCGGCGCGTTGCTCGTCTTCGCGGCGGCCAGCTTCGCCCAGCCCGACCGGCTGGCCGAGTTCGCCCTGGGCGGCCTCGGCTGCCTGCTGTTCCTCGGCCTGGCCTGGGTCGTCTACCCCAAGGGCATGGGCCTCGGCGACGTCAAGATGGCGCTGATGATCGGGCTTGGCACCGGTCGCTACGCGTTCGTGGCGCTGCTCGCCGGCCTCTGTGCGTCGAATCTGGTCTCGATGGGCTTCATCGCGCGGCACGGGCGCAAGGGCCTCAAGAGCACCTTCCCGTTCGGGCCGTTCCTCGCGGTCGGCGCGGTCGTCTCGCTGCTGTGGGGTGCCGAGATCTCGAGCGCGCTGTTCGGCTGGTGA
- the aroC gene encoding chorismate synthase, with protein sequence MELSYVTAGESHGPGLTVVISGVPAGLELDHELIRRDLGRRQAGYGRSPRQKLETDDVVPTGGLRHGRTLGSPIAFFIENRDHRNWIDPMSAWPVDDAALEPYGWRGKPIRLPRPGHADLSGVLKYGHEDVRNVLERASARETAARVAAGAVAKAVCRAIGIEVRSHVLQIGSVRATPPAWLTAADFDRAEASEVRCLDPGAERAMIEEIEAAKGDRDTLGGITEVRAFGVPPGLGSHVSAGQRLDGRLAAAMLSIQSAKGVEIGDAIASAGRRGSSVHDEIHHDQGRGFYRETDRAGGLEGGITNGADLVVRVIWKPLPTLMRPLQSVELGTHDRQAAHVERSDVTVLPAAAVVAEAGVAFELARAALEKFGGDAIGDVVAAHRAYMARIADA encoded by the coding sequence ATGGAGCTCTCCTACGTCACCGCCGGTGAGTCGCACGGGCCGGGCCTGACCGTCGTCATCAGCGGCGTGCCGGCCGGGCTGGAGCTGGATCACGAGCTGATCCGGCGCGATCTCGGGCGCCGGCAGGCGGGGTACGGACGGTCCCCGCGACAGAAGCTCGAGACCGACGACGTCGTGCCCACCGGCGGGCTTCGTCACGGCCGGACGCTGGGCAGCCCCATAGCCTTCTTCATCGAGAACCGCGACCACAGGAACTGGATCGACCCGATGAGCGCATGGCCGGTCGACGATGCGGCGCTGGAGCCGTACGGCTGGCGCGGGAAGCCGATCCGGCTGCCCCGCCCGGGCCATGCGGACCTGTCGGGCGTGCTCAAGTACGGCCACGAGGACGTCCGCAACGTGCTCGAGCGCGCCAGTGCCCGCGAGACCGCCGCGCGCGTCGCGGCGGGCGCCGTCGCCAAGGCCGTCTGCCGGGCGATCGGGATCGAGGTGCGATCGCACGTCCTGCAGATCGGCTCCGTGCGCGCGACCCCGCCGGCGTGGCTCACCGCCGCCGACTTCGACCGAGCGGAGGCGAGCGAGGTGCGCTGCCTCGACCCGGGTGCCGAGCGGGCGATGATCGAGGAGATCGAGGCGGCGAAGGGCGACCGTGACACGCTCGGCGGCATCACCGAGGTGCGGGCGTTCGGCGTGCCGCCCGGGCTCGGATCGCACGTCTCGGCCGGCCAGCGCCTCGACGGGCGCCTGGCGGCCGCCATGCTCTCGATCCAGTCGGCGAAGGGCGTCGAGATCGGCGATGCGATCGCCTCGGCCGGACGCCGCGGATCGAGCGTGCACGACGAGATCCACCACGACCAGGGCCGCGGCTTCTACCGCGAGACCGATCGCGCCGGCGGCCTCGAGGGCGGGATCACGAACGGCGCCGACCTCGTGGTGCGGGTGATCTGGAAGCCGCTGCCGACGCTGATGCGCCCGCTCCAGAGCGTCGAGCTGGGGACGCACGACCGGCAGGCGGCACACGTCGAGCGCAGCGACGTGACGGTGCTGCCCGCGGCCGCCGTCGTCGCCGAGGCCGGCGTCGCCTTCGAACTGGCACGTGCCGCGCTCGAGAAGTTCGGCGGCGACGCCATCGGCGACGTCGTCGCCGCGCACCGGGCATACATGGCGCGCATCGCGGACGCATGA
- a CDS encoding type II 3-dehydroquinate dehydratase encodes MQVVILNGVNLNMLGRRDPAVYGSMSLSQLETQIYEWAQERSLTARCWQTNSEGAYVDMIHEACGGADALVVNPGAWTHYSYAIRDALEIFDGPVVEVHLSDIEHREEWRRRSVIADVVSHRISGRGAEGYREAFSYLAEGRA; translated from the coding sequence ATGCAGGTGGTGATCCTGAACGGCGTCAACCTCAACATGCTCGGACGCCGCGACCCGGCGGTCTACGGGTCGATGTCGCTGTCGCAGCTCGAGACGCAGATCTACGAGTGGGCGCAGGAGCGCAGCCTGACGGCGCGGTGCTGGCAGACCAACAGCGAGGGCGCGTACGTCGACATGATCCACGAGGCGTGCGGCGGAGCGGACGCCCTGGTCGTCAACCCGGGCGCCTGGACGCACTACAGCTACGCGATCCGCGACGCCCTCGAGATCTTCGACGGGCCGGTGGTCGAGGTGCACCTCTCCGACATCGAGCATCGCGAGGAGTGGCGCCGCCGGTCGGTGATCGCCGACGTGGTGTCGCACCGGATCTCCGGGCGCGGGGCGGAGGGCTACCGCGAGGCGTTCTCCTACCTGGCGGAGGGGAGGGCATGA
- the mltG gene encoding endolytic transglycosylase MltG, whose protein sequence is MAALLVFEGVRRVFPDSSKPAADPHGPLIQVVIPSGTDASGIGDILQQDGVVEDGGRFRDYAKEQGEGSGFQAGRYRFRAGTDYDEIIRALDAGQVAVKVRTLVIPEGFRVSEIADRAPSVGISRAAYLRAVKAAVPPDGFGHHTNMEGFMFPATYTVRPHEKAATLVAQQLAAFRANVAKVDMSYARSKNLSPYDVLSIASMIEREAHVEKDRPLIAAVIYNRLHLGMTLGIDATLLYEYGSWTHQLTLSELDKPTPYNTRKLPGLPPTPICNPGLASLQAAAHPAKVDYLYYVAKGDGTHYFTNNLDDFIAHGG, encoded by the coding sequence GTGGCCGCGCTGCTGGTGTTCGAGGGGGTGCGCCGCGTGTTTCCCGACTCGAGCAAGCCGGCGGCGGACCCGCACGGGCCGTTGATCCAGGTCGTCATCCCCAGCGGCACCGACGCGTCCGGCATCGGCGACATCCTGCAGCAGGACGGCGTGGTCGAGGACGGCGGCCGGTTCCGCGACTATGCCAAGGAGCAGGGCGAGGGGTCGGGCTTCCAGGCCGGCCGCTATCGATTCCGCGCCGGCACGGACTACGACGAGATCATCAGGGCGCTCGACGCCGGTCAGGTCGCGGTGAAGGTGCGGACGCTCGTCATCCCGGAGGGGTTCCGGGTCTCGGAGATCGCGGACCGCGCGCCCTCGGTCGGCATCTCACGGGCCGCCTACCTGCGCGCCGTGAAGGCGGCCGTCCCGCCCGACGGCTTCGGCCATCACACGAACATGGAGGGCTTCATGTTCCCGGCCACGTACACCGTGCGGCCGCACGAGAAGGCGGCCACCCTGGTGGCGCAGCAGCTGGCGGCCTTCCGGGCGAACGTCGCCAAGGTCGACATGTCCTATGCCCGCTCGAAGAACCTGAGCCCGTACGACGTCCTGTCGATCGCCTCGATGATCGAGCGCGAGGCGCACGTCGAGAAGGACCGGCCGCTGATCGCGGCGGTGATCTACAACCGGCTGCACCTCGGGATGACGCTCGGCATCGATGCGACGCTGCTCTACGAGTACGGCTCCTGGACGCACCAGCTGACGCTGAGCGAGCTGGACAAGCCGACCCCCTACAACACGCGCAAGCTGCCGGGGCTGCCGCCCACGCCGATCTGCAACCCGGGCCTCGCCTCACTGCAGGCGGCGGCCCACCCGGCGAAGGTCGACTATCTCTACTACGTCGCCAAGGGGGACGGGACGCACTACTTCACCAACAACCTGGACGACTTCATCGCACATGGCGGCTGA
- a CDS encoding SDR family oxidoreductase produces MNALVTGASGGIGLELARLFAGDGHDLVLVSRGGKRLASIARDLEDRFRVQVRTIPRDLGNPIAPLSVYDECGDVDILVNNAGFGHRGSFVDEDPVMLSEMLQVNVAALTQLTRMFLPAMVARGSGRILNVASTAAFQPGPLMAVYYASKAYVLSFSEAIREELAGTGVTVTTLCPGPTRTEFVERAEVARGRLTGSREMEPHEVALAGYTGMMAGKSVVIPGKVNRLGAAGARVIPRSLAAGIARRIHEANEPG; encoded by the coding sequence GTGAACGCGCTCGTCACTGGTGCCTCGGGGGGCATCGGGCTCGAGCTGGCACGGCTGTTCGCCGGCGATGGGCATGACCTCGTGCTGGTGTCGCGGGGCGGGAAACGGCTGGCCTCGATCGCCCGCGACCTCGAGGATCGCTTCCGCGTGCAGGTGCGGACGATTCCGCGCGATCTCGGCAACCCGATCGCCCCGCTCTCGGTGTACGACGAATGCGGCGACGTGGACATCCTCGTGAACAACGCCGGATTCGGCCACCGCGGCTCGTTCGTCGACGAGGATCCCGTGATGCTGAGCGAGATGCTTCAGGTGAACGTCGCCGCGCTCACGCAGCTGACGCGGATGTTCCTGCCCGCGATGGTGGCGCGCGGATCGGGACGGATCCTGAACGTGGCCTCGACGGCCGCATTCCAGCCGGGCCCGCTGATGGCCGTCTACTACGCGAGCAAGGCGTACGTCCTGTCGTTCTCGGAGGCGATACGCGAGGAGCTGGCCGGCACCGGCGTGACGGTCACTACGCTGTGCCCCGGGCCGACCCGCACCGAGTTCGTCGAGCGCGCCGAGGTGGCGCGTGGGCGGCTGACCGGATCGCGGGAGATGGAGCCCCACGAGGTCGCGCTCGCGGGCTACACCGGAATGATGGCCGGCAAGTCAGTCGTCATCCCGGGCAAGGTCAACCGGCTCGGCGCCGCCGGCGCGCGCGTCATCCCGCGCTCGCTCGCGGCGGGGATCGCCCGGCGCATCCACGAGGCAAACGAGCCGGGATGA
- a CDS encoding Xaa-Pro peptidase family protein, with product MNHAGRLERLGQALPALEVDALLVTDLVNVRYLTGYTGSNGAVVVGAGGAVFLTDFRYLERVAPLREFVDVRQATQDLIRHVSTRWEELAPGASRIGFEAAHMPVSAHGVLAEAAGPVQLVPVKGAVERLRLIKDSEEVEAIRRSAALLQPVYERLAEEGLVGRTEFDVAWRVRELLHEQGAEGVSFDPIVASADAGALPHAEPRRRAIEAGDMVTLDIGGVLDGYGSDCTRTFATGPVAGELADAYELVLRAQMAALDAVRPGVTGVDADAAARTVIAEAGHADHFQHGTGHGVGLQIHEDPRLSPTSAATLEAGMVVTVEPGVYLPGLGGVRIEDLVVVTDDGCERLTGYPKELITTG from the coding sequence ATGAACCACGCGGGTCGGCTCGAGCGCCTCGGGCAGGCGCTCCCCGCGCTCGAGGTCGACGCCCTGCTCGTCACCGACCTCGTCAACGTGCGGTACCTGACCGGCTACACCGGCTCGAACGGCGCCGTGGTGGTCGGCGCCGGCGGCGCCGTGTTCCTCACCGACTTCCGCTATCTCGAACGGGTCGCACCGCTGCGGGAGTTCGTCGACGTCCGGCAGGCGACGCAGGATCTGATCCGCCACGTGTCCACGCGCTGGGAGGAGCTGGCGCCGGGTGCGTCGCGGATCGGGTTCGAGGCGGCGCACATGCCGGTCTCGGCGCACGGCGTGCTCGCGGAGGCAGCCGGGCCGGTCCAGCTCGTGCCCGTCAAGGGCGCCGTCGAGCGGCTGCGGCTGATCAAGGACAGCGAGGAGGTCGAGGCCATCCGCCGGTCGGCGGCACTCCTTCAGCCGGTCTACGAGCGGCTCGCCGAGGAGGGGCTGGTCGGCCGCACCGAGTTCGACGTCGCGTGGCGCGTGCGCGAGCTGCTCCACGAGCAGGGTGCCGAGGGGGTCTCGTTCGACCCGATCGTGGCGTCGGCGGATGCGGGCGCCCTGCCGCACGCGGAACCGCGCAGGCGGGCGATCGAGGCGGGCGACATGGTGACGCTCGACATCGGCGGGGTGCTCGACGGCTACGGCTCGGACTGCACGCGCACGTTCGCCACGGGGCCGGTCGCCGGCGAGCTGGCCGACGCATACGAGCTCGTCCTGCGAGCGCAGATGGCGGCGCTCGACGCCGTCCGCCCGGGCGTGACCGGCGTCGACGCGGATGCCGCCGCACGCACGGTGATCGCCGAGGCGGGGCATGCCGACCACTTCCAGCACGGAACCGGTCACGGGGTCGGCCTGCAGATCCACGAGGATCCGCGGCTGTCCCCGACGTCGGCCGCAACTCTGGAGGCCGGGATGGTCGTCACAGTGGAGCCGGGCGTGTACCTGCCGGGGTTGGGCGGCGTGCGGATCGAGGATCTCGTGGTCGTCACGGACGACGGCTGCGAGCGCCTCACCGGCTACCCTAAGGAGCTGATCACGACCGGTTGA
- the aroE gene encoding shikimate dehydrogenase, which produces MIGWPVAHSRSPQMHNAAFAELGMDWAYVAMPVEPARLDAAVRGLAALGFAGVNVTIPHKQPVSRLCDELSDQARAAGSVNTVLIAEDGSLRGETTDGAGMLHAIGEPPAGEAVVLGAGGSARAAAAALRDAGVAVALAARRPEAANALAQELGVPAVSWPGSSLPALVVNATPVGQSGASDELPVAEPLLGDVEVVCDFAYRADGAETGLIAAARRRGIRSVDGLDVLVGQGAIAFRLFTGREPPVAAMRAAARGTLS; this is translated from the coding sequence GTGATCGGGTGGCCGGTCGCGCATTCGCGCTCGCCGCAGATGCACAACGCCGCATTCGCGGAGCTGGGGATGGACTGGGCGTACGTCGCCATGCCCGTCGAGCCCGCACGCCTGGACGCGGCGGTGCGCGGGCTCGCCGCCCTCGGGTTCGCCGGCGTGAACGTCACCATCCCGCACAAGCAGCCGGTGTCGCGCCTCTGCGACGAGCTGTCCGACCAGGCGCGTGCTGCCGGCTCGGTCAACACCGTGCTGATCGCGGAGGACGGGTCGCTTCGCGGCGAGACGACCGACGGCGCCGGAATGCTGCACGCGATCGGCGAGCCGCCGGCCGGTGAGGCGGTGGTGCTCGGGGCGGGGGGCTCCGCACGCGCCGCCGCGGCGGCCCTTCGCGATGCGGGTGTGGCGGTCGCGCTCGCGGCGCGACGGCCGGAGGCGGCGAACGCGCTTGCCCAGGAGTTGGGAGTGCCGGCCGTGTCCTGGCCAGGGTCATCGCTTCCCGCGCTCGTCGTCAACGCGACGCCGGTCGGGCAGTCAGGTGCGAGCGACGAGCTGCCGGTGGCCGAGCCGCTGCTCGGCGACGTCGAGGTCGTCTGCGACTTCGCGTACCGTGCCGACGGCGCGGAAACGGGGTTGATCGCCGCGGCCCGCCGGCGCGGGATACGGTCCGTCGACGGGCTCGACGTGCTCGTCGGGCAGGGCGCCATCGCATTCCGGCTGTTCACCGGCCGGGAGCCGCCGGTGGCGGCGATGCGAGCGGCTGCGCGCGGGACGTTAAGCTAG
- the efp gene encoding elongation factor P yields MAETISTNQFKNGMHVEVDGTIYRIVDFQHVKPGKGGAFVRTKLKGLESGSVVDKTFRAGEKMPRIHTEVVNVSYLYNDGSDVHLMNSETFEQIALPVDSIADELQYMRENDTVQLLTVDGRPTSLQLPAAVELKVTDTEPGVKGDTVSNVTKPATLETGAVVQVPLFVNVGDVIRVDTREARYISRA; encoded by the coding sequence ATGGCTGAGACGATCTCCACGAACCAGTTCAAGAACGGCATGCACGTCGAGGTCGACGGCACCATCTACCGCATCGTCGACTTCCAGCACGTGAAGCCGGGCAAGGGCGGCGCCTTCGTGCGCACGAAGCTGAAGGGGCTCGAGTCCGGCTCGGTGGTCGACAAGACGTTCCGCGCGGGCGAGAAGATGCCGCGCATCCACACCGAGGTCGTCAACGTCAGCTACCTGTACAACGACGGCTCGGACGTCCACCTGATGAACTCCGAGACCTTCGAGCAGATCGCGCTGCCGGTGGACTCGATCGCAGACGAGCTGCAGTACATGCGTGAGAACGACACCGTGCAGCTGCTGACCGTCGACGGCAGGCCCACCTCGCTCCAGCTGCCGGCTGCGGTCGAGCTGAAGGTCACCGACACGGAGCCGGGCGTGAAGGGCGACACCGTCTCGAACGTGACGAAGCCGGCGACGCTCGAGACCGGGGCGGTCGTCCAGGTGCCGCTGTTCGTCAACGTCGGCGACGTGATCCGCGTCGACACGCGCGAGGCGCGCTACATCTCCCGCGCGTGA
- a CDS encoding GerMN domain-containing protein, with product MHGRTTIILLTAVAAALALAAGATRATAADTSVYQVWLQRGGRLWVVKREQPVTMSPARAAVRSLLAGPTVAEADAGVATQVPSGTDLLGLGVADGTATVDVSDRFGAGSGAASVRMRLAQLTYTLTQFPAIDRVRLLIDGRAASRLTSDRVPVPEPMTRTTWAGLMPAITVWNPPIGTHLSGSVRVTGSADVFEASLHIRILNAAGRTIARADTTASCGSGCWGGYTVQVPFTVVKDQLGIIVVADDDADGNGAPQHQVRVPVVLLA from the coding sequence ATGCACGGACGCACGACCATCATCCTGCTCACGGCCGTGGCGGCTGCCCTGGCGCTCGCCGCGGGCGCAACCCGCGCGACCGCCGCGGACACCAGCGTCTACCAGGTCTGGCTGCAGCGCGGCGGCAGGCTGTGGGTGGTGAAGCGCGAGCAGCCGGTCACCATGAGCCCGGCCAGGGCCGCGGTGCGGTCGCTCCTGGCCGGCCCCACCGTGGCCGAGGCGGACGCGGGCGTCGCCACCCAGGTTCCGTCCGGCACCGATCTGTTGGGCCTCGGCGTCGCCGACGGCACCGCCACGGTTGACGTGAGCGACCGGTTCGGCGCGGGGAGCGGCGCTGCATCCGTCCGCATGCGCCTGGCGCAGCTGACCTACACGCTGACCCAGTTCCCGGCGATCGACCGCGTGCGCCTGCTGATCGACGGCCGCGCGGCGTCGCGGCTGACGTCCGACCGGGTGCCGGTTCCGGAGCCCATGACCCGAACGACCTGGGCGGGTCTGATGCCCGCGATCACGGTGTGGAACCCGCCGATCGGGACGCACCTCAGCGGCAGCGTGCGGGTGACTGGGAGCGCCGACGTGTTCGAGGCCAGCCTGCACATCCGGATCCTGAACGCCGCGGGCCGGACGATCGCACGGGCCGACACGACCGCCTCGTGCGGCAGCGGCTGCTGGGGCGGCTACACGGTGCAGGTGCCGTTCACCGTGGTGAAGGACCAGCTCGGCATCATCGTCGTGGCGGACGACGACGCAGACGGGAACGGAGCGCCGCAGCACCAGGTGCGCGTGCCGGTGGTGCTGCTGGCGTAG